The following are from one region of the Deinococcus aerophilus genome:
- a CDS encoding ABC transporter ATP-binding protein gives MSAGLEVVLRAERLSKSFGGLKAVQNVSFTHYAGEILAVIGPNGAGKTTLLNLLSGVYRPSSGRLELLGQDITHAPMERRCHAGLGRAFQVVRPFPEMTVLENVTVGALFGMPGTRLPEARERAYDLLERTGLADQADRAAHELTLLQDKRMEVARALATHPRVLLLDEVMAGLRPGEAAEAVELVRSVRDGGISVLFIEHIMPVVRDLADRVVVMDGGEVIATGSYREVTAHPQVVTAYLGTEEGLGA, from the coding sequence GTGAGCGCCGGTCTGGAAGTCGTGCTGCGTGCCGAGCGCCTGAGCAAGAGCTTCGGGGGCCTCAAGGCCGTTCAGAACGTGAGTTTCACCCACTATGCGGGCGAGATTCTGGCGGTCATCGGGCCAAACGGCGCGGGCAAGACCACGCTGCTGAACCTGCTCTCAGGGGTGTATCGCCCCAGTTCGGGCCGCCTGGAACTGCTGGGGCAGGACATCACGCATGCGCCCATGGAACGCCGCTGCCACGCCGGACTGGGCCGCGCTTTTCAGGTGGTGCGTCCCTTTCCCGAGATGACCGTGCTGGAAAACGTGACGGTGGGGGCGCTGTTCGGCATGCCCGGCACCCGGCTGCCCGAGGCGCGCGAGCGGGCCTATGACCTGCTGGAGCGCACCGGCCTAGCCGATCAGGCCGACCGCGCCGCCCACGAGCTGACCCTGTTGCAGGACAAGCGCATGGAGGTGGCCCGCGCCCTGGCGACCCACCCGCGCGTGCTGCTGCTCGACGAGGTGATGGCGGGCCTGCGTCCCGGCGAGGCCGCCGAGGCCGTGGAGCTGGTCCGCAGCGTGCGCGACGGCGGCATCAGCGTGCTGTTCATCGAGCACATCATGCCGGTGGTGCGCGACCTTGCCGACCGCGTGGTCGTCATGGACGGCGGCGAGGTCATCGCCACGGGCAGTTACCGCGAGGTCACGGCCCACCCGCAGGTGGTCACCGCATACCTGGGCACAGAAGAGGGGTTGGGAGCGTGA